In one Apteryx mantelli isolate bAptMan1 chromosome 9, bAptMan1.hap1, whole genome shotgun sequence genomic region, the following are encoded:
- the SERP1 gene encoding stress-associated endoplasmic reticulum protein 1, producing MVAKQRIRMANEKHSKNITQRGNVAKTSRTAPEEKASVGPWLLALFIFVVCGSDHSEYQDGHVKQLIAKQDVCILLRIAMNSSPWSIP from the exons ATGGTGGCCAAGCAGCGCATCCGCATGGCCAACGAGAAGCACAGCAAGAACATCACGCAGCGCGGCAACGTCGCCAAGACCTCG AGGACGGCCCCGGAGGAGAAGGCGTCGGTCGGGCCCTGGCTGCTGGCGCTCTTCATCTTCGTGGTGTGCGGATCAG ATCATTCAGAGTATCAGGATGGGCATGTGAAGCAGCTCATCGCAAAGCAAGACGTCTGCATCCTCCTGAGAATTGCAATGAACTCTTCCCCATGGTCGATACCCTGA